In Chryseobacterium turcicum, a single window of DNA contains:
- the gmk gene encoding guanylate kinase, translating into MDKVIIFSAPSGSGKTTLVKHSLEAIPELEFSISCTTRQPRGSEIHAIDYHFISPEEFRQKISDDAFVEFEEVYTDKYYGTLKSEVEKIWSQGKVVIFDVDVKGGISLKKYFGEKALSIFIEPPSIAELERRLISRNTDDAETIKTRVEKAEEELTYAIEFDKIVINSDLSEAKIEIESLIKSFIEETRS; encoded by the coding sequence ATGGATAAAGTTATCATATTTTCAGCGCCATCGGGAAGCGGAAAAACGACATTAGTAAAACATTCTCTGGAAGCAATTCCGGAGCTGGAATTCTCTATATCTTGTACAACGAGGCAACCGAGAGGAAGTGAAATTCATGCTATTGATTATCACTTTATTTCGCCTGAAGAATTCAGACAGAAAATTTCTGATGATGCTTTTGTAGAATTTGAAGAGGTTTACACCGACAAATATTACGGAACCTTAAAATCTGAAGTAGAAAAAATCTGGAGTCAGGGGAAAGTTGTTATTTTTGATGTAGACGTAAAAGGCGGAATTTCATTAAAAAAATATTTTGGAGAAAAAGCATTATCTATTTTCATAGAACCACCTTCGATTGCCGAATTGGAACGAAGATTGATTTCAAGAAACACCGATGATGCCGAAACCATAAAAACCCGCGTAGAAAAAGCTGAAGAAGAGCTTACCTACGCCATAGAATTTGACAAAATCGTGATTAACAGCGATTTGAGTGAAGCAAAAATAGAAATAGAAAGTTTAATAAAAAGTTTTATAGAAGAAACTAGAAGTTAG
- the nadA gene encoding quinolinate synthase NadA, with the protein MSTETLEKAKSTLPVKGFLDLKDIDIPQGEDLIKAILQLKEEKNAVILAHYYQPGEIQDIADFLGDSLQLARQAKDTDADMIVFCGVHFMAEAAKILNPTKKVVLPDTMAGCSLADGCSGEGLRKMREQHPNALIATYINCNAETKAESDIIVTSSNAETVIEALPTDRPIIFAPDKNLGRYLSKKTGRDMILWDGSCIVHEAFSMERIAKQLADNPDSKMIAHPESEESVLKLAHFIGSTSALLNFVEKDDCQKFIIATEEGILHEMRKRAPHKELIPALVFDESCNCSECFYMKRNTMEKLYLCMKYELPEILIEEELRLRALKPIEAMLDLSKSIK; encoded by the coding sequence ATGAGCACTGAAACATTAGAAAAAGCTAAGTCTACACTTCCCGTAAAAGGATTTTTAGATTTAAAAGATATTGACATTCCTCAAGGAGAAGACCTGATAAAAGCGATTCTCCAGCTGAAAGAAGAAAAAAATGCCGTTATTCTGGCGCATTATTATCAACCGGGAGAAATTCAGGACATTGCTGATTTCTTGGGAGATTCTCTTCAATTGGCAAGACAGGCAAAAGACACAGATGCAGATATGATTGTATTCTGCGGGGTGCATTTCATGGCAGAAGCTGCAAAAATTCTGAACCCAACGAAAAAAGTTGTACTTCCAGATACTATGGCGGGATGTTCTTTAGCAGACGGATGTTCAGGTGAAGGTTTGAGAAAAATGCGTGAGCAGCATCCAAATGCTTTGATTGCAACTTACATCAACTGTAACGCAGAAACAAAGGCCGAAAGTGATATTATCGTAACCAGCTCAAATGCTGAAACCGTAATTGAAGCTTTACCGACTGACAGACCAATTATTTTCGCACCGGATAAAAACTTAGGTAGATATTTATCTAAAAAAACCGGTCGTGACATGATTCTTTGGGATGGAAGCTGCATTGTACACGAGGCTTTCTCAATGGAAAGAATTGCAAAACAATTGGCAGATAATCCAGATTCAAAAATGATTGCGCACCCAGAAAGTGAAGAATCAGTTTTAAAACTGGCTCACTTCATCGGTTCAACTTCTGCTCTTTTAAATTTTGTTGAAAAAGACGATTGCCAAAAATTTATCATTGCTACTGAAGAAGGAATTCTTCACGAAATGAGAAAACGTGCGCCACACAAAGAATTAATTCCAGCTTTGGTTTTTGACGAAAGCTGTAACTGTTCAGAATGTTTTTATATGAAACGAAATACAATGGAAAAATTGTATTTGTGTATGAAATATGAACTTCCTGAAATTTTAATTGAAGAAGAACTTCGATTGAGAGCACTAAAGCCTATTGAAGCAATGCTCGACCTTTCGAAAAGCATTAAATAA
- a CDS encoding bacteriocin-like protein, with protein MKNLKKLARVELKSINGGAVCNENCPSGPYGPGPDFPRSCEAFNALPKCCQSKVLVHMDCVDGGLS; from the coding sequence ATGAAAAATCTTAAAAAATTAGCTCGAGTAGAGCTGAAGTCTATTAATGGTGGCGCAGTTTGTAATGAAAATTGTCCTTCCGGACCATACGGGCCCGGTCCTGATTTTCCACGTTCATGTGAAGCGTTTAATGCTTTGCCAAAATGTTGCCAATCTAAAGTTTTAGTACACATGGATTGTGTAGATGGTGGACTTTCATAA
- the folB gene encoding dihydroneopterin aldolase: MMSKIFLEDVKIYAYHGVLPEENIIGTYYILNAEIHTDLWGAAVSDDLNDTISYADINEIIHEEMKIQSKLLEHVAGRIITKINEKFNQISYIKLRITKTSPPMKGEMKGASVELEKSFLLGGITENE; this comes from the coding sequence ATCATGAGTAAAATCTTTTTAGAAGATGTAAAAATCTACGCTTACCACGGCGTTCTTCCTGAAGAAAATATTATCGGAACCTATTATATTTTAAATGCAGAAATTCATACTGATTTGTGGGGCGCTGCAGTTTCTGATGATTTAAATGACACCATAAGCTATGCTGATATTAATGAAATCATTCATGAAGAAATGAAAATTCAGTCTAAATTGCTGGAGCATGTTGCAGGAAGAATTATCACTAAAATAAACGAAAAATTTAATCAAATTTCATACATCAAATTAAGAATTACCAAAACCAGTCCCCCAATGAAAGGCGAAATGAAAGGTGCAAGTGTAGAGCTTGAAAAAAGCTTTTTATTAGGCGGAATTACAGAAAATGAGTAA